In Acidisarcina polymorpha, the DNA window TATCCCGGAAGCCTCTTCTGGCGAGTGCTCGCCTACAACCAAACACATGTCGAGTGGGCGGGGCTGGGCCTCCACGATATGATCCAGCCCTCCTTCACCTTTCTTGTCGGGGTAGCGCTTCCATACTCGAATCAAAGTCGGCTGCGCAAGGGACAAAGCTTCGGCAAGCTGCTGCTTCACACCATCTGGCGCAGCTTCTTACTCGTGGCGCTCGGAATTTTTCTCCGGTCGATCCACAGCACGCAGACCTATTTCACCTTTGAAGACACGCTGACCCAGATCGGTCTCGGCTATTCCTTCGCATTTCTGCTCTCCTTCTGCCGCCCAAAGTGGCAATGGGCAGCATTCGCCGGCATCTTGTTCGCCTACTGGTCGGCGTGGGCCTTGTATCCCGCGCCGGGAGCAAACTTCAATTACGCTGCCGTCGGAGTTCCCGCCGACTGGCACCATAACTTTACCGGCTTCGCCTCGCACTGGAACAAGAACAGCAACCTCGGGCAAGCTTTCGATCTCTGGTTCCTCAATCTCTTCCCGCGCAGTTCGCCCTTTCTCTTCAATGACGGCGGCTATCTCACCAGCAGCTTCGTTCCAACACTGGGTACAATGTTGCTGGGTCTCTTCGCCGGTCAATGGTTCCGCAGCTCAAACCCCAAAATACCGTTGCAACGATTTCTCCTAACTGGCTTGGCATTGTTCTGCGCCGGACTCGTTTTGCATTTCACCGGTGTCTGTCCGATCGTAAAGCGAATCTGGACGCCTAGTTGGACGCTCTTCAGCGGCGGCATCTGCTTCTTTTTCCTCGCTGCCTTTTCCTGGATTGTCGATGTGAAGAACCATACCCGCTGGGCTTTTCCCTTGGTCGTCGTCGGAATGAACTCCATGGCCG includes these proteins:
- a CDS encoding acyltransferase family protein, with the translated sequence MSTTISAEYIQSPSAAPADNPSVLPVKRNVAVDAYRGFVMLLMMGEVMSFAAVSRAYPGSLFWRVLAYNQTHVEWAGLGLHDMIQPSFTFLVGVALPYSNQSRLRKGQSFGKLLLHTIWRSFLLVALGIFLRSIHSTQTYFTFEDTLTQIGLGYSFAFLLSFCRPKWQWAAFAGILFAYWSAWALYPAPGANFNYAAVGVPADWHHNFTGFASHWNKNSNLGQAFDLWFLNLFPRSSPFLFNDGGYLTSSFVPTLGTMLLGLFAGQWFRSSNPKIPLQRFLLTGLALFCAGLVLHFTGVCPIVKRIWTPSWTLFSGGICFFFLAAFSWIVDVKNHTRWAFPLVVVGMNSMAAYLIAHLWEGFIISSLHINLGYRIFQVFGSGLEPFVLGTTVMAIYWLILYWMYRRKLFLRI